In Deinococcus sp. QL22, the following are encoded in one genomic region:
- a CDS encoding antibiotic biosynthesis monooxygenase yields MPDASKLSPTDSTLPRRLDGVTLVVTERVRPSQVAAYEAWARDLHALQRLQPGFIGLHVLRDASGPMPEYVTLVRFASPDALAAWRASAEYARALKQLPHFTAGEVDYRESVGLEAWFDRPARAPAPALWKNVLVGVVGVYPLILLFSALFTPFTKDWPWYLAILSTVVPSTIFLNWPVLPLLSRWLRRWLYPAPGQGQ; encoded by the coding sequence ATGCCGGACGCCTCCAAACTCTCCCCCACCGATTCCACCCTTCCGCGCCGCCTGGACGGCGTGACATTGGTGGTGACGGAACGGGTGCGGCCCTCACAGGTGGCTGCATACGAGGCGTGGGCGCGGGACTTGCACGCCTTGCAACGCCTGCAACCCGGCTTCATTGGCCTGCATGTGCTGCGTGACGCTTCTGGCCCCATGCCCGAATACGTGACGCTGGTGCGCTTTGCCTCGCCGGACGCTTTGGCGGCGTGGCGGGCGTCGGCGGAGTATGCGCGGGCGTTGAAGCAGTTGCCGCACTTTACGGCAGGCGAGGTGGATTACCGCGAGTCGGTGGGGCTGGAAGCGTGGTTTGACCGCCCCGCCCGCGCCCCCGCTCCGGCCCTCTGGAAGAACGTGCTGGTGGGCGTCGTGGGCGTGTACCCGCTGATTTTGCTGTTCTCTGCACTGTTTACGCCCTTTACCAAAGATTGGCCCTGGTATCTGGCCATTCTCAGTACCGTCGTGCCGTCCACCATTTTCCTGAATTGGCCTGTATTGCCGCTGCTGTCGCGCTGGCTGCGGCGTTGGCTGTATCCGGCCCCTGGTCAGGGCCAATAA
- a CDS encoding FtsW/RodA/SpoVE family cell cycle protein produces MSAQLVIAQVLLLILGLMGVAAASPELITDHASKAVIALLATFAVARMRPKTLLKLGPWAWGFALVLLALVLFVGVGTQTSPGTRRWLDFGPIRFQPSELAKLALVLQLASFFSRRGVQNKLVSASLMIVITTALILFEPDLGTSVLTFGLGIILMYAAGVRIGNIGGLLLALTLVGLPIANTYLENHPYIRERWFGHQDRINNESLTVGLDQIGMAHRDLTSGGLWGLGPDGPRYSYFAAHTDMIVATVGFSTGLLGVAMLLFAYWLIVSTALQVSQLATRIRPMTPEIHGASILATGSMFMIVGQAFVNLAVAAGLFPVTGVPLPLVSFGFSSMLTMSIALGVIHASMREVRRHLPAEEDAPDVLAVPAD; encoded by the coding sequence ATGAGCGCCCAACTTGTGATTGCACAGGTGTTGCTGCTGATTCTGGGCCTGATGGGTGTGGCCGCTGCCAGTCCCGAACTGATTACCGACCATGCCAGCAAAGCAGTGATTGCGCTGCTGGCGACCTTCGCGGTGGCCCGGATGCGGCCCAAAACGCTGCTGAAGCTGGGGCCGTGGGCGTGGGGTTTTGCCTTGGTTTTGCTGGCCCTCGTGCTGTTCGTGGGCGTCGGAACCCAGACCAGCCCCGGCACGCGCCGCTGGCTCGATTTCGGCCCCATCCGTTTCCAGCCGTCCGAGCTGGCAAAACTGGCCCTCGTGTTGCAACTGGCGTCCTTCTTTTCCCGCCGGGGTGTGCAGAACAAACTGGTCAGCGCCTCCCTGATGATCGTCATCACCACCGCACTGATTCTGTTTGAACCGGATCTGGGTACGAGTGTCCTGACGTTCGGGCTGGGCATCATCTTGATGTACGCGGCGGGCGTGCGAATTGGCAACATCGGGGGGCTGTTGCTGGCGCTGACGTTGGTGGGCCTGCCCATTGCCAATACTTACTTAGAAAACCATCCCTACATTCGCGAACGCTGGTTTGGTCACCAAGACCGGATCAACAACGAGAGTTTGACGGTGGGCCTGGATCAGATCGGCATGGCACACCGTGATCTGACTTCGGGTGGGCTGTGGGGACTGGGGCCAGACGGCCCGCGTTACTCGTATTTTGCGGCCCATACCGACATGATCGTGGCAACGGTGGGCTTCAGCACCGGGCTGCTGGGCGTGGCAATGTTGCTGTTCGCCTACTGGCTGATCGTGTCTACGGCCCTGCAAGTGTCGCAGCTTGCCACCCGCATTCGTCCCATGACGCCCGAAATTCATGGGGCCAGCATCCTCGCCACAGGCAGCATGTTCATGATCGTGGGTCAGGCGTTCGTGAATCTGGCGGTGGCTGCTGGACTGTTCCCAGTAACGGGCGTCCCGCTGCCCCTCGTCAGCTTCGGCTTCAGCTCCATGCTTACCATGAGTATCGCGTTGGGCGTCATCCACGCCTCTATGCGCGAGGTGCGCCGTCACCTGCCCGCCGAAGAAGACGCTCCGGATGTGTTGGCGGTTCCAGCAGACTGA
- the murD gene encoding UDP-N-acetylmuramoyl-L-alanine--D-glutamate ligase: protein MDGQRAGQRELRETQLGRILIYGLGRSGRGVARFLAAEGLQADWLDARPGPEDTALVADLGFGPGDLSRPYSTVVAAPGVPIDHPDLLALAARGAEILGEVALAARLRPNLPMIGITGTAGKGSTTVLVAHLLRVCGLAALEGGNIDPPLLDVVDRAEVAVVELSSFQLERVPGLRLPVAVITNLGIDHLDRHRTEAAYHAAKLNITAGQTADDVLIVPAGLQVQTRAKALAFSPDSLALADGRLILPTAHLPEGIHPANAAAALLAAEAMLLYLGRPVRPDLLAAALRSAQPVSGRFETVARLGNVRFIEDSIATRTLAVEAALLRATPPIAWLVGGRDKGADLVPLRAAAEGRVVRVIAFGEDGEKMARELGLPSETVAGEGGDEVLMNAARAGLAALQHTGGTVLLAPIGTSFDLFKDYRARGESFKQAARALTTQTAQPAEAQA, encoded by the coding sequence ATGGACGGGCAGCGGGCGGGGCAGCGAGAGCTGAGAGAAACACAGTTGGGGCGGATACTGATTTACGGTTTGGGCCGCAGTGGGCGCGGCGTGGCGCGGTTTTTGGCGGCAGAGGGCTTGCAGGCCGATTGGCTGGACGCCCGCCCCGGTCCCGAAGACACGGCGTTGGTGGCCGATTTGGGCTTTGGCCCCGGCGACCTGTCGCGCCCGTATAGCACGGTGGTGGCCGCCCCCGGCGTGCCGATAGACCATCCTGATCTGCTGGCACTGGCCGCACGCGGGGCCGAGATTCTGGGCGAAGTGGCGTTGGCCGCCCGCCTGCGTCCCAATCTGCCCATGATCGGCATTACAGGCACGGCAGGCAAGGGCAGCACGACGGTATTGGTGGCTCATCTGCTGCGGGTGTGCGGCTTGGCAGCGTTGGAGGGCGGCAACATCGACCCGCCTTTGCTGGACGTGGTTGACCGGGCCGAAGTCGCGGTAGTAGAACTCTCCAGTTTTCAGTTGGAGCGTGTGCCGGGGCTGCGTTTGCCTGTGGCGGTCATCACCAATCTGGGCATAGATCACCTGGATCGTCACCGCACCGAGGCCGCCTACCACGCTGCTAAACTGAACATTACGGCGGGCCAGACGGCGGACGACGTGCTGATCGTGCCCGCTGGCTTACAGGTGCAGACGCGGGCTAAAGCTCTCGCCTTCTCGCCCGATTCACTGGCTCTCGCGGATGGCCGCCTGATCCTGCCCACCGCCCACCTGCCCGAAGGTATTCACCCCGCCAACGCTGCTGCTGCGTTGCTGGCCGCCGAAGCCATGTTGCTGTACCTGGGCCGCCCAGTCCGTCCCGACCTGTTGGCCGCTGCCCTGCGTTCGGCCCAGCCTGTATCAGGACGTTTCGAAACGGTGGCCCGCCTAGGCAACGTGCGCTTTATCGAGGACAGCATCGCCACACGCACGCTGGCGGTAGAAGCCGCGCTGCTGCGGGCCACGCCGCCGATTGCTTGGCTGGTAGGTGGCCGCGACAAGGGTGCCGATCTGGTTCCGCTGAGGGCCGCCGCAGAGGGCCGGGTGGTGCGCGTGATTGCCTTTGGCGAAGACGGCGAGAAGATGGCCCGCGAATTGGGCTTGCCTTCTGAAACGGTGGCGGGTGAGGGCGGCGACGAGGTGCTGATGAACGCCGCCCGCGCTGGATTAGCTGCCCTGCAACACACAGGTGGAACGGTGCTGCTGGCTCCCATCGGCACCAGTTTCGACCTGTTCAAAGATTACAGGGCACGCGGCGAAAGCTTTAAGCAGGCTGCGCGGGCGCTAACCACTCAAACTGCCCAACCCGCAGAGGCCCAGGCATGA
- a CDS encoding MerR family transcriptional regulator: MRGRLIISRFSHLTGLSPKTLRYYDEIHLLSPAAVDDLTSYRYYSVSQIEVAVRIRRWRELGLPLDDIRDLIDHPSHAREVWARHE; this comes from the coding sequence ATGCGAGGTCGCCTAATCATCTCCCGATTTTCCCACCTGACGGGCCTGTCTCCAAAAACGCTGCGGTACTACGACGAGATTCATCTGCTGTCCCCCGCAGCCGTTGATGACCTCACCAGTTACCGCTACTACAGCGTCTCGCAGATTGAAGTGGCCGTCCGGATTCGCCGTTGGCGCGAACTGGGTCTGCCATTGGACGATATCCGAGATCTGATCGACCATCCCAGTCACGCCAGGGAGGTCTGGGCCCGGCATGAATAA
- a CDS encoding GyrI-like domain-containing protein, translating to MNYRIEQLPARQTLSIRTRLQPPNYEVIPEALRELMMHARARGYHLEAPSFFVHDNDDQGEGSLV from the coding sequence ATGAACTACCGCATCGAGCAGCTTCCCGCCCGCCAGACCCTGAGTATCCGTACACGTCTTCAGCCCCCAAATTATGAGGTGATCCCCGAAGCTCTGCGTGAGTTGATGATGCACGCCAGGGCGCGAGGCTACCATCTTGAGGCCCCGAGCTTTTTTGTGCACGACAACGATGACCAGGGTGAGGGAAGTCTGGTGTAA